The sequence TGTTGGCATGATGTGTGTCCAGGGTGCTAGGCTCTGTCTTAACTGTTGGTGTTGGTGTGTTGTATTCTTTCCATTTGTTCAAGGCAGCGTGAATGCTAAGGACAGAAGAGTTGGATGCCCCAGCGCTGAAGTTCTTTGTTTGGAGTACACGTTATGAACCCTTTGTGGAGCATGTCTGCAGGCTCTGTGCGCAAAGTAGGTACAGTCAATAAAAGCAATCTGATAGAAAGGAAGGCTAACAGTCTCTATCAAGGTCGCCTGTAACCTTTAGCAAAAGTTACCAGGTTTTATTTCTGAGAAATTACTTTGTCCATTAAAATCAGTTTCTCAGGCTGAGTTCATATCAGCAGCAGTTCTGATGAATCACTATGCTAAGATTAGTTCATTTAACTTGTATACTTGATGAAATTTGTGACATATTCTAATGTTTTTCTGTTGAAGTTTCAGGATTTGGTTTTTAGAGAAGCTTCAGTCAAGTCACCTAAGAGTTGGGCATTAAATAAGTGacctaaataaaatgtatttatttttcggagaagtcttactgtatagcccaggatagcctggtATTCTGTAGCCAAGGTTACCTCAAACAGCagtcttcttgccttagcctactgagtgctgggattataagtgtgagcTATCATGCAcagttttattatatattatatatatcataattatataaattatatatatatatgggctggcaaaatggctcagtggataaaggcgctTGTTGCCAAATCTgagtttgttctctgacctatatatgtgtgccatggcacacatgcatcccaaataaataatgtaataaaaaaatcttttaaaaaatatattttcctcttatgaaagattaaaatataCAAGCAGTAATTTAAAAGCTCAATTCCACCTATAGATCAACACCATTATTATCTTTTTTCCTATGCACATACAGTTTTTGTACAACAAATTAAATAGCCTCTGTTGTATTGGAGGTTAGGAAGGAGCAGTGAGATGCTAGTGTTCTGGTCATTCTGAGTTCACTGACTGAGGATAGCAGTGTGTGCTAGTGATGCAAGTGTGGACACGGCAGGATCATGAGACCTAAGCAAGTGAGATGACAGCTTCGTTTCCTTGTTCCTAGGCCTGTGCTCGCATCAGGGAGGAACTCATTTCAGTCACCTTTACTGCTTACTTTGAACTCCATTTCTACAGTGTCTGCATGTACATGAGGCCTCTCTAGTCTTGTTAATGGCTTTCCTGTCACAGTTGCTTGGGAAAGCCTTGACTACATTGTTCTAATGGGATTCTTCCTGCTTTAGTCATGCTGCAGTCTCATCTGCTCCTTCTCTGACCTGTCTTCTCAAGGGATTTGAAGGCATCTTGATCATGGTGTGAGAATTCCTATGTAAAGAGTAACGCTAGCTAGGAGGGAGTTCTCAGTGTGCTGCTTTCAGAGTTGCCATAAATGCTCTCACAATTTCATTCCGAACAGCGAGCTGAAGGCGAAGAGAAGACATTAGCAGGGGATGTGAAAACCAGTCCTCCACGAACTGCACCCAAAAAGCAGCTGCCATCTATTCCCAAAAATGCTCTGCCCATAACGAAGCCTACATCTCCGGCCCCAGCAGCACAGTCAACAAATGGCACCCATGCTTCTTATGGACCCTTCTACCTGGAATATTCGCTTCTTGCAGAATTGTGAGTCCTTCATGGATGATTGGTCAGTTATGAATAGTTCCCTGAAAGTTAAGAATGAAATCATGTCTCCTGATAGACTTGTGAATTAATCAGAGTTGTCTCTAGCTTGCCACTTTGGAGAATAGGAAGGAAAGCAGGATTTTTGAGAACATACAGTGGATTAGGAACTTGGTAGATTAATTTCAGTCTTCCTTTCTGTGAGGCATCTCACTGGAAGAGTGTATCAAGTGGGCAGAAGCTGGGTGGCATTCTCTTGAGTTACACACATTGGGAAGTTTAGGCTCCATTTGGCCCTCATGTTTTAGGAAGCATTCTGACAGGACTAAATGCAGCAGGAAAGGGTCAGGAAGCCACAGTCAGTAGATGGAGGAACTAGACATTGACTTGGAAGAAGAAACTCAAAAGAGTGCTTAcaactttaaattacattttatttattatgtatgtgttggggttagagatcagaggacaccttgtTGTCATGTCTCTTCTtataccacgtgggtcccagggaatgaactcagatcatcatgcttggtggcaggtgcctttacgactgagccatcttgccagccctcaggAAAGTACTTAGAACATTGTTTGTATGTTGGAAGGTCTGTTATTAGAAGACTTACTTGGTACAGCTCTCAAAGGTCCATATGAGGAGAGGAAGGGTAGGCTGCACAACTCATCACAAGCCTACCCTCGCACTGAAGGTGTGCCTGTCTGAGGAGAGCAGGGCTGAGCACCGTGCCATGCCACTAGTGACGGACGACACATGCGGCACATAGAGGAGGAGTCCAGGTACCGTGGAGTGTGGATCGTTTGTTATAGGGACACAGTCTGGAGAACTCATCACTTCCATAACCTTGAAGTTTCTCTATAGTTCAGTTCTTTTCAAGGCATCCTGATCACTCCTCCCAGGGTACCGATGCTGTAATGGTCAGAGGGAACGAGGCCCAGTGTAGTGAAGCAATggtctgtctctccagctctataATGGATGCCTTGTGTTTTGTGGCTGAGCAGTGAGGTGGACAGGCTCCTCCTGTGGTGACTGAAAGTTGGCTGTGTGTTAACACAGAACTGCCTTCTCTGACCAATGACTCTGTGGGTAGCACTGTCTGCTAGCCATGTATCTGTAGACCTGCGAAGTCTCAGGGACTTGAAAAGGTAATGGACCTACCTGGTACGGTTGCAGTAAGATCTGTCCTgcattcaaggtcagtctggagtACATAAGTAAGTTAGGAAATGTTTGTAAGTAAATGTGAGGTAGTTAGGGAGTAAACAAGGCCCcacgggctagagagatggcttagcaccTAAGAGCATTTGACACTTTTGCAGATAacacttcagttcccagcacccacatggtagctcacaaccatttgtttctacagttccagaggatctgatgcccctttctggcctttgtggggaCCAGGGACTTGCATGGTGCATTTACATACATGGCAGGCAAAATAATCACACATgtaaaaatcaatcttaaaaaaagcCCCATAAACTATTTCTCTGTCCATTTCAGGGTTTGCAGGTGACTGTGTTTAGAGTCTTTGGTCAACACTGTTCTTTTCAGTGTCAAATCATAGCTCATAGCTGCAGCTTCAGGGAACCAAGCAAAATGGCTGCAAGTGTATAACTGGGtcccagaaaaaacaaaacaaaacacaaaacagtagCATCTTTCTGCCACGATCTTGTGTCTGGCTTTGTGTCAGCATGCACCTTCCCTAGCAAGGCCCAAAGAGTCTGAGTTGAGGGTGTTTGGGAGCTCAGAATGATGTCTGCTTCCACAAGCAACACTATACACCCAAAAGCTTGCCCTCTCACTGACCCAGTGAGGCAGACTCAAAAGGACTGACTGCCAAGTGATGGCAACTCTGGACTCTCATTTAGTACCTGTGATTGCAACTGAAAACAGTTTGCTCTTCACTTAGTAGTACAAATGTAGGATGCTGAAACCCAAAAGGAAAATACCACATTTTTAAtagtgaaaaataattttgaatgtgTGAACTCTAATTTATAATGATAAAAGCAATAATTTTACAAATACCTACATTTAGCTCAGTTttcttgtggggttttgtttgtttgagacaaggtctcactatgtagaaacttgactcataaagatccaccacTCTCtgcccctaagtgctgggactaaatgtgGGGGCTACCACATCAGCTCATTTACCTCAATTTAATGTTCAAATTGTCTGTTTCTGAGAGTAAAACTCAATTCTTTGTCCCTGTTTGGCTCTCTGAGTCTGAGACCCTGTGTTGGCTCGAGTTTCTCTGGGCTGGTTTGGAAGTAAGCGGGTGGGTGGTGATCTAGGAGACTCGGACGTAAGACTGAAATGACTCTGTTTATACAGTTTGAGCGCCAGCTGCTACTTGTCTCAGACAATGTGGGATGCTTTGACTTCTGTGTGTCACTGGCATCTGGACAGTCTAATTAGTCCCTGGCTCTCGTTTTAGTACATTGGTAGTGAAGCAGAAGCTCCCAGGCGTCTATGTCCAGCCATCGTATCGCTCCGCACTGGGTAAGATGTGGATTCAACCTTCAGTTTGGGTATGGGGTCTTCTGACACAGATGAGACTTGAGCGTGTGTGTGTTCTCCTGCAGTGTGGTTTGGAGTAATATTCATACGACACGGGCTGTATCAGGATGGCGTATTCAAGTTTACGGTGTATATTCCTGATAACTATCCAGATGGCGACTGTCCAGTAAGTGGAACTGCAGTTGAGGCCGTGCAGAGCTTCAGTCACTTTGGGGAAATCAAGGCTTACACACTTCTTGATTCTCCTCCTGACCTTATATGTTAGGATGAATCAGTTTGCTCAGGGGTCTGTCTCCCACAGCCAACAGGGGTGGTGCTTTGTTACCTGGGGTCATGCTACCCTGCCTGCAGCTCCATCCTTTCTCCGCTGGGGGTGTGGGTGAGGTTGGGGGCTGTGCTGCACCATTCACTGCATGCCTGGTCATGCCATGCTGCAGGAGGAGAGCAGTATCTCCCCCGTTGCCAAACTGTTGCTGGGCCTGATCTGACTAGCAGCGCGGCATCCCTCGCACTGAAGTGTCTCTCTCCACACAGCGCCTGCTGTTTGATATCCCCGTCTTTCACCCGCTGGTTGACTCCACCTCAGGTGAACTGGATGTGAAGAGGGCATTTGCAAAGTGGAGGTTAGTGTATCCAAGTCTCGTGGAGTAGCACAGCCATCAGGAACAAGGGAAGTAACCGCGCCTGGTTTCCTTGCAGGCGGAACCATAATCATATATGGCAGGTCTTAATGTACGCAAGGAGAGTCTTCTACAAGATCGACACGACAAGCCCTCTAAACCCAGAGGCTGCAGTACTGTATGTGGTTTGTACTTTGTTACTTAGGATAAATAAGCTTATTGTTTACTGGTATTTAAGATAAATTGgtaaattttttaaacttttcacaGGTATGAAAAagacattcagctttttaaaagtaaagtggTTGACAGTGTTAACATATGTACTGCTCGTTTATTTGACCAGCCGAAAATAGAAGACCCCTATGCAATCAGGTAAGTGGTATGTCACCTGGTCCTTTACACGTCTGTTTTAGAGGAACATACGTAATGTTAGCCTGGAGCTTTTCACTTTCTGTCACCTCAACTCCTAATGCCACTTGGGCTCTTGTCCTTACAGCAAAGGCTGTGTGTGTCAGACCCGGGTCTTTAGTGACTCTCTGTCAGGTGCTCATTCATTTTTCCGTATGAGGACTTTTCAGAAGGCAGTGGGAGCTGCTCTCTACACCCTTCTTCCTGGCCTAACATGCGTGCACCCCAGACCACCGACTTCAGACTGTTACATAgtgctcatctctctctgctttgttagTTTAAGGAAACACAACTCACCTCTAACATATTCAGAAAAAGACGTCTCAAGGTGCATAGTAGTTTGGAGTACTGAACTAGATCCAGCCTGACTCCTCAGCATTTAGATTTGGTGGAGAGAACATGTTAGACTAGAGTGGAGGGTCCTAAGTCGCATGGACATGGGTGTGCTGGGAAGCACGCTGCAGTGCCTTTATGGGCTCAGCTGATGGACTGCTTGGATGactctgctttgttttcttcatctttaaCATTTCAGGGTGCTATGAGGTTTGCAGGGCTAAGTGTTGATAAGAGGTAATTATGATAGGAAAAACTTTAAAGATTGTTCTTTAGCCAGGGTGGAGGGTGAGTggtggggtggtgcacaccttaaatcccagcagtcgggaggaagaggcaggtggatccaagtttgaggccagcctggtctatagagtgagttccaggacagccagggctacacagagaaaccttaaaaaaaaaaattcttcctctTAAGTTTTATTAGAATTGTCTTTATTGTTGAAAAATCAGTGCTGTACATGTTTTAAAGCTGTGaactctttttaatattttctgccCTTCAAGTTTTTCTCCATGGAACCCTTCTGTCCATGATGAGGCCAGAGAGAAGATGCTGACTCAGAAAGTAAGTACATAACTGTTTTTGAAATGGCTATCCTGGTTTCTCAACGGTCTGCATTTGAGGCCACTGGTTACCTATAGCTATCTTGGGGAAACTAGTCAGTATGATTCTGAACTTGCTCAtccgtccttttttttttaaatgtctgtttttgATTGTGCCTAGAAGCCTGACGAACAGCACAATAAAAGTGTTCATGTTGCTGGCCTGTCATGGGTAAAGCCTGGCTCAGTACAACCTTTCagtaaagaagagaaaacagtaGCAACCTAAGAGATGGTGGACCCGGTGCACCATGCACTTTCCTGCTGGACTCTGGCCTAGTTAAAGCTGACTAATGGCAAAGGACTGCCTGAAGAGTAAACGGCGTGAACAGTGACTGCCTCAGTGTTGTGTGTGCGTAGGCTCTGACAGCAGGTTGTGGAGACCTCTCGTTAAGTAATGCCTTACTTCTGTCAGAAGTGTCAGGGTGGATCTAGTTCAGTACTCCAAATGACTGGGGACCTTGAGGCTTAAGTATTTTTCTGAACATGTTAGAGGTAAGTTGTGTGCACTTTCCCAGAGAGAAAGGAGCACTGTGTAGTAGTGGAAGTTGGTGGTTTCAGCTGTCCTGTACATATGTTAGGCCATGAAGGAGGTGTAGAGAAGAGATTTCCAGAGGGCAGCGCTGTCAAGGAGAAGACTGGCTTCCCAGCCTCAGCCTGCTGCTTGCTGTACACGTCTATCTCAGAAGCATTAGGAAAGTAGGCAGAACCAGGatgcttgttcattttgtttttgtttttttaaagcaaattactgtatttttatggcaggaggaagagaaaagtgtTCAAACGGTTTCTAATGAAGTCAGGTATTTAAATGGTGAATGACCGATGTGTTAGTAGAGAtgaaataaaccaataaatgATTGATTGTCATTTATGCAGGAAACACATGCTCTTTTTCAATATAACTAGACAGAGACTAACTTATAAGTGCTTTATTgaaaaatacacatattttcatataaaattacaGTAGCGATACCAAGGGGTTTTGTAAGTACTTTGCACAGCACTACTCTAGTGGACAGTGCAAGGTCTATTTAGAGCAGTATGAAGTTACCTAGTAACTTTGCTTATAACGATCCAATTTACAATTGAATTTTCTCCTTAGGATTATTAATCCAACTTAAAAACCACTGGAACAATAATGAATAATAAAGATATATGTAGGTAATCAATAGCTGttaaataattttctaatttgtataAATGGTACTATGTACTAATAAAAACCTAAATTCTCCAACCTATTTTTTTAACTTCCAGGAATATCCTTAAAGATAACTCTCCTTTGGATGACTACCTCCAAAAGGAAGTGGTCATAATTTTTCAGATTCTCAATTCAACTTGATTCAAAAATCTTTACTTAGTCAGATGATCCCTATGTTTATGCCACTACCACAAATTGGAGCATTTTATACAGGGCCAGAACGTGTAGCCACATCAAGTCCTTTAAGAAAACATTGGCTTTTTAGCCTAGAAGTCTTGTATCTACTAAAGTCCACACTATAGAAAGTGCCATCATAAATATACAGCAAACTCTGGGTTCCAGCGCCATGCATTTTACAGCCCTAAAGTGCCACCAGTTACACAGGTTCATTCAGACATTGCACAACTTTTGCACTGTACCATATCTACTGGGGAAGGGATAGTGCGCAAAGGGAACAGGAGCCTTAGGCAAGTGCCTGGAGACTTCCAGGTCTGGGCCATCCCCTCTGTTCTGTTTCATGAATGTAaatgtctcaggtgttttcatcCTAAAACATGGTTAGACCTAACCATATGCAGGTGGGAAtgaaagagacagggtttctctgtgtaacagccctggctgtcctggaactcactctgtagaccaggctggcctcgaactcacagaaatctgcctgcctctgcctcccgagtgctggggttaaaggcgtgcgccaccacccagctaggaATGAATTTAAATACAGTTCCTCTGCTGGGGTATACCTACACAGGCCTTTTActaaagatttgttttctgtGGTACTTGTAAAAGCTTACAAGAGTTAAAAATCCAGATTTGGATTCTGGGCAGTGTTGAAGGTAGGCATTAAATACTAGGGGAGAAGCAATTGGGGTGAATAAAACTATCCCAAAGTAGTCTAATTTCTCACCAGAATGTCCttacttttttttgcttttgagtcagggttacatatagcccaagttggcctcaaactcctggtccTCTTGGATGCTAGAATAACAGGTATATACTGCTACACCCAGTCAGAGAGCTTCCCTTTTCTACCAGGCTCTAATAAGTGCTGGATTAAGGAGCAAGGTTCCATAATCCTGCATGCATTAACTGCTAAGCAGTTCCTGTGAAGACAGTTTCCATACTGGAGACTAACCTCAGTGTGCCCCTCGGTCATTAGCTACATCTTGGAGACGACGTAACAGAGCAGAATGGTTTTCTGGGCAGATTCTCTTTGCGGGTGACTCACTGCCATCATCTAGGAGAATCCCTCTCTTTTTAGTTGGAGTCTCTCCTGTCCGTATCATACTGTTGatttctctcagtctctgtggggaggaagaaatagatacaaaaactttaaaatgctAAAAGCACATTGCTCAGTATTAAGTTAAAGAGTCTCAAGTGAATTCAGCAGTTTAAGCATTTGAACACCTTTGCAGAAAGAAAACCTAAGCAGATCCCACCAGGACATTGATGAATCCAGGTCCAGCAGAGCATTTCTATTTTTAACCAACTTCCTCAGTGATTGTGATAGCTACGTTACACATGCTCAACAACTTGTGATTGATAGTTCTAGAGTATCATAATTATGCCATGTTTAGTCACACATCCACtttgagatttgtgtgtgtgcatgtacacggatacgtggagatcagagggtaacTGTGGAGTtttttccttctacctttatgtggggcTCCAACCACAGGCATCTCGACAGCCTCACATACACTCTAAAAGAACAGCATGACTTGGAAGTTCACAGTGGCTCACTCCTGTGATCTCACCAcgtggaaggcagaagcaagaggactGCTGTAGGTTCAAGAGTCAACCTAGCCTACACACTGAGGACAAGGTCAGCTGGAGTTATAcaggaagaccttgtctcaagctCCACCCacctcttttcttgttttgagacaggtacCACTACAGGCCAGGCCATCTTGTTATATACtttgtagcctaagctggcctcaaattcacagcatccctcctgcatcagcctcatgcatgctagaattaaaactgtgagccactatgccaagtttctttttcatttggagactagctttgaactctcagGACTTGACCTTGTGATTTCCCTGCCTCCGTGTCCCCAGTAGCTGGGATAATACGCCTGAGCCACTTGTTTTCTAGCAGTCCTTCTCATCCACAGTGTCACTAGAAAATATCCTTAGTTCCTGAAGGCATTCCTTACAGGTAATGCATCAGCAGCCTCTGGGGGCATAGGTTCTTCTATGAACTGTAGATAGagttattaaaattatttctcatgTTCAGTGGCTTCAGTGAGCAGTCCAGTAAAGAAAGGCATTGCCAGAATATGCCATCAACATTGTTTCTCAGGCCTCAAAGTCTGCTCAGAAACTATTTTCTTCTGCTAACTGTTGGCTAGAATTCTGTTCATGTTTCTAATTTAAAAGGGATATTGAGAATGTTAGTATACACATAGTTTAAGGAATTTCAGAGTAGTGAATGAATAGTGAATCCTCACACCACCCTGCTTGGACAATTCAGGTCACTTCTCATTCCTCAGATTGTAAATGCATATCCTAGGGCTAAGGCTGTAGCTCAATTGATAGCGTGCTTTACCCTAGCATGGAAAaaagacctgtgttcaattcgCAATGCTGCATAAATGGCATGGCAATACCAACACTCccgagatggaggcagaaggatcagaagttcaaggccattctcaacTACACAGcaaagttgaggccagcctgggctacatgatacctaAAGTCAAAAGAATAGTATATCCTAGACATAATCCActtaccttttgtttgtttgtttttcccgtttgtggttctggggattaaacccagggcctaaTGCATTCCAGataaacattctaccactgaactatactcTAGCCCATCATTTTAATTCTTTACTCTGAaataaactgaaattttaaattaaatcagtGTTTTTGTCAGCATATGTATTTCCAAAACTTTAAGTATCATAAACAAAGCTTCCTTTGATCCTTTCTCTTCTACCCTTTGCCTTCCTAAAAGAAGTCTAGTCTGCATTTGCTGTCTCTGTGGGTCTCCAATTTACCTCAATATTCCTTACATTGCTCACTGACTACATCAGTTGATTAAATGGTACATAAATTATAAAGTTACTCTTCATTGTACAGTTAAATACCTTAATAGCACATTTATAAAGTATAGTTTTGTAAGTAATTCTATTATGTACATACAGTACGTGGTCTTGGGTACATAATTCATTACATGATATTTTTTCACAGttcaaacattaaaattttaacctttttttgGTGGGGAAGGGGTACCAAATTGTACATGTGGGATCAGAGGGAAACTTTCATACTTTGGTGGTTTTTCTATAAATGATGCATAATGGCTTCTTTATCTTGCCTTATTACAATGACAGAATCTATAGCCAGAGATGAATAGCAGTGAGAATGGATACTGGAAGGGAGGCATTCCGGCTCTCACCATTCCCTAATGGTGTGGTGTGTCAGCAAATTTGCACCAAATCACTTCTTccgaagttgtttttttttttccaagacagtgtttctctgtgtagcttcggacc is a genomic window of Peromyscus maniculatus bairdii isolate BWxNUB_F1_BW_parent chromosome 5, HU_Pman_BW_mat_3.1, whole genome shotgun sequence containing:
- the Aktip gene encoding AKT-interacting protein isoform X1 — translated: MNPLWSMSAGSVRKRAEGEEKTLAGDVKTSPPRTAPKKQLPSIPKNALPITKPTSPAPAAQSTNGTHASYGPFYLEYSLLAEFTLVVKQKLPGVYVQPSYRSALVWFGVIFIRHGLYQDGVFKFTVYIPDNYPDGDCPRLLFDIPVFHPLVDSTSGELDVKRAFAKWRRNHNHIWQVLMYARRVFYKIDTTSPLNPEAAVLYEKDIQLFKSKVVDSVNICTARLFDQPKIEDPYAISFSPWNPSVHDEAREKMLTQKKPDEQHNKSVHVAGLSWVKPGSVQPFSKEEKTVAT
- the Aktip gene encoding AKT-interacting protein isoform X2, with the translated sequence MNPLWSMSAGSVRKRAEGEEKTLAGDVKTSPPRTAPKKQLPSIPKNALPITKPTSPAPAAQSTNGTHASYGPFYLEYSLLAEFTLVVKQKLPGVYVQPSYRSALVWFGVIFIRHGLYQDGVFKFTVYIPDNYPDGDCPRLLFDIPVFHPLVDSTSGELDVKRAFAKWRRNHNHIWQVLMYARRVFYKIDTTSPLNPEAAVLYEKDIQLFKSKVVDSVNICTARLFDQPKIEDPYAISFSPWNPSVHDEAREKMLTQKT